The genome window TTGTCGCTGTTTGCCAGCATAAACGGCCCGTATTTAATCGGCACGTCCGTAAACTCAAACAACCCGCTTTCTACCCGGCGCAGCTGCTTGGGCGGATATTGCGGGTGGGTTAAAAAGAGGGTCTGGTCGTACTGGGTGTAATTCAGGTAGCGCACGTCATACGCTTCGTAAGGGGTTTCTATTTCATACGGCTGTCCGTCCGCCGACGAAATCCGCCCGCCGGAAGCATATACCCGCAAGTAATGTTCCCCCAGCTCCAGTACGTAGGCTTCCTCTTCCCCCAATACAAAAGGAATGATGCGGCAGTCCTTTTGCTCGTATTTGGCCTGCCCCATAAACAGGGTGCCGGGGCGGTTGGAGGCTCCGCCTTGGGGATGAATGTAAAAATTGCGGACGGTTTTTAACCAAGAAGCATAGGCCGCGCTGTCGGCCCGGCCGTGCAAAGCGGGGCTGATTTCCCCCCCGGAAAAAGACGGTTGCAAGTAATGAATCGGCATCAGCGCACCTCGGTAAACGCGTCGGAAGCGTCGGCGCGGGTAAAGTTTTCCGTCATGTTGCTGCGCCGGGCTTCATCTAAGCTAAGGGTATATTTTTGCAGCAGTTGGCTAGCCAGGGCGGAATCCCCCGTCAGGGCAATGGCCAAATCACACGCCAGTGCCAGCGAAAAAGACTTTACAAACGCCGGATCAAACAAATTTTCATCCAAAATCCGCCGGGTATATTCGGCATAGGCGCGCTCGGCCGGCACTTCCAGCACGCGGCAGTGCAAATCGGTGCGGAACACCTCCCGGAATTTGAGCGCCTTCACAGCCTGTTCCGGCACAAATACGCGCCGCACAAATAACGCCTCCGCCGGGTACTTATAAATACAGCGCCCCGGCGCTTCCTGCGGTTTTTCAATCAATACCAGCGGCTCCTCTGCCCCGGCAAATGCCCAATTATGGGTACGGAGCACCTCATCGCGCACCGGTTCATAAAACAAATTAAGCCGCCGAGCCTTTTCGTCATCTTGTTCCAATGAAGATATAGGAGCTTGGCCTAACTGTGCCAAAGCCAAATTACAGATGGTTATTTTGGATATCATTTTTATCTCCTATTTTATTTTTATATAAATTTTAAGTATTTTTTATTTTATACATCAACGTTTAATACCTGTTTTTTAAAGTTATTTTTATACTATTATTTTATTTATTCTTATTTTTTAATAATTTTTATTTTTAATATATATTTTACAGTGAACTGAAATTTAAATATTTTGCACTGATTTATAAAGTTTATTTTGTTATTATTTTTAATGTTATTTTTAAAAATACTTATTATTTAAGTATTTTTATTTTTACATCTACTTTTAACAATCAAAAATCAAAACCATATTTCGTTTTTTAAAAAACAAAAACAGTTGTTAGATGTTTCCTTTGTTAGGCCAAATAAAAAGCCCTATACGCATGCAGGTTGACCCGTTCGTTTGGGATTCTGGCTACGCGGATGGGTAAAAAAGAGGCCGTTATCCTAAAAATCTCCCTTTTCAGCCCAATTTAAGCGGAACAGCGACAGCAAAATGGCTTTTTTAGCCCTCTTTTGAGCAAAAACCCCTCTTATTTCGGCTTTTGGGAAGGGGGCGGCGTCTTTACTTGCGAAAAAGCAGAAAAAACAGCCTGAAAAACGCTGGCGGCCAGGTTGGAATCGTAAAAAAAGAGGAAGCAGCGGTTGGGGCAACCGGCCGGGCGGGGGATGAGTGCCGCCCGGCCGTTTTTGGCAAGGAATCCTTTCCCTGCCCCCCAGACTACCAGACTAGTGCATATCTACGCCATCGGTCAGAAAGCAGGAAAGCTTGCCTGCCGTACCCGAACCGCTGACGGTATAATACGCCCGTAAAAAGCGCTTGGCGCCGTTGGGCAGAACGACGGCAAACAGATTTTTGACGCTTTGCAGATCGGCCAAGGCAAACGTAACGGCCATCAGCTCCTGCGCGGCGGAAAAATCGGCCGTATCATCCGTTTGCAGCGACACCTTTACCTGGGTTACCCCGCTAAACGCTTCATCGGTGCGGCAGACCGCAAACAAAGCACCCGGCACGGCGTTTGAGGCGGCGCCCAAATCAAGGATATTTTCGGACGCGGCCGTAGCGGCAACCGCCTGCTTGTCGGACATCATGGCATTTTGATCAAGTAACATAGTTCCTCCTATTTCACCACATCTTCGGTGTCGGTAATCGCATCGCAGATGTGCACCGGGATTTCGTTAAACGTCATCAGCGGGCGGGACGTAATCTGATCCGGCGTGTACTGCACGTTGGTGCGGTTGCTGGTCAGCTTTCTAAGGGCTGCCTTGACGGTGCGGTTCATATACCACACGGGTTTGCCCATAGACAGGCTTTGAATGCGTTCTTCCAATTCGCACATTTGGTCAATCAAGTCCGCGGGCACATTCGTCACGTCAATGTTGCAAATGCGGCCGGCGTATCTCCAGTCCTGCACCGCCAGCCCCAGCTTCCATTCAAAGTATTCTTTATAAGCCGGGTATTCGTTGCCGTCGGCGTCCACATGGTTTACCAGGCCGTAGTCCACGCGTTGGATGCCGGCTTTGGAACCTTTGGGGAAGAACGTGAACACTTTGTCGGTATCCCAGACCACGAGGTAAATCGAGGAGTTTTGCCCTTCGGTTTCTCCGCCGGCGTCAATGACGTTGCGGGAGCTTTCGGCCCCGTCCAGTTCGCAGTAGCGCGCGGCCAAGCCCGTAAAGCGTTCCGGGTGCTGCCCGGCATTGCCGTAGATCAGGTTGGACGCCATGGTGTTGGACATACCGGCGATAATCGCGCGGGACTGCCCGGTGCGCACGGCTTCCACATGGCCGCCTTTTTCGGCCACCAGTTTATCCACTACGGAATAGGCCGACAAGGTGCCATACGATTCCACCACCACTTTGGTCGTGGCTTTGGCGGGTTCAATGCCCTGATAGGCGCGGCGCCACGTGCCTTCGGGAATGCCGGTGCGTACGGCGTATTCGTGGCCGCTGTCCAACGAGCTTTCGGTTACCAGGGCATCGGCGATGATGTCGTTGGACTGGCTTAATACCTCGGCAATGGCCAGCTCTTGGCCGGAGGGATCAAATTGTTTGGCGTAATCCACCAAACTGTAATGTTTGTCAGCAATAATTGCCATTTAATTCTCCTTAATTGTTTTTTCCGTACAACGCCTCGGCGAATGTTTTATCCTGCGGGGCGGCGGGTTTGCCGCCGGGCAAAACGTCTTCGCTGATACTTTTCCCGATCTCGTAAAAGGTACGGACAATGACGGGATGGTTCCCCAGCCCCGTGGCTTCCAACAGCCCGCGCAGTTCCGGGCCACCAAACGCGTCCGCCGCGCGCACCGCCAGCGAAATGACTTCGCCGCATTGGGCGCCGTAGAGCGCTTGGGTTTGTTCGGCCCACCGTTCCAGCAGTTGGCGTTTTTCTTCCGCGCCGTGCTGGGCGCCAGAGCGGACGAAGCGGGCTTCCAAATCAAGCAGTTTTTGCACCTGATCTTCGGAAAGGCCCATTTCCTGCGAAAGCGTTTTAAAATCTTCCAACGCCGCTTCCGGGAAGGAAACGTCCTCGGGCAGTTGTAAGTTGGGATAAGCCGCCGGGTCTGGGGCGGCGTCCGTCCGCGAGGTGTTCTGGTCAGGAGGGGTCTCCTCCCTGCCCGGAACCGGGTCGGCCTGGGGCCGCGCGGACGGGGCGTTTAAATCGGATGGTTCTTGGGGGGCGGCTTGCGGGGCCGCCGTTTCGGCTGGGTTCATGCGTTTAGTTCCTCCTGTTGGCGGTTAATTTCATTCTGCTCCGACTGCACCTGCGACAGGTATTCCCCCCGCATTTGCAGGTAGGCGGCAGGGGCGGCGTCCGTAATTTGCGCCAGCAGAAAAAGCCCTATGCTCTGCTGCCCGCAGTGAAATGCGGTGGCGTACGGATCGCCGGGGACGAAACCGTGCTGGCCGATTTGAGCCGCTTGCAAAATCCGCCACAGCAAACGGCGGCCCTGCACGGTTTTTAAGACGGCCTGCAAATCGCAGGCGTTGCGTTTTTTAAGTTGTTTTTCGTTCATAGGAAGGGTTGGAAAGAAAGACGGTTTCCGGAGCCGTCTTTCTTTCCCGTCCGCGCAGCGCTCGCTTATGTAGGCGCCTGCGGCGGAACCTTTAAATCGGGCGGAAAGGGCGCCGCGCCGGGCGGCGCCTTTCCGTTCTGTGCCGGGCCGTACCGCTTATGAAGACGCGCCCGCAAGCACAGAGCCTCTTTTATTTTTCCGGAGAAGGGGCCGCCCCGGCTGCGGCGGGCGCCTGCGCCGCAGCCGCCAATTGCTGGGCCGCCTGCATGCGTTCGGCGCGGATTTGGCGGGTTTCCTGCTCGCTACGTAACAGAGCAGGCGCCACTCCCAGCGTGGTAAGACCTTCTTCCAAGGCGCGGTCGTAATCTACGCGGTCTAACACTTCCGGCCGCGAGGCCGCCAAGGAAGCCGCATAATTAAGGCCCTTCACCAGGGCCGATAGTCCGGCCGCTTTTTGCGCTTGTGCAATCATAGACACGTATTCCACCTCCATCTCAAGTCCTTCAATGCTCTGGGGCGGCGGCGGCAATAAGCCTTGGCGGAACAACAGGTTAAACGCGCGGTCTATCAGCGGGTCTAAGAGTTCGTTTTTCAGCCGTTCCAGCACCGGCCCCAATACAAGCAGCTTTTCCTGATGGCGTTCGGCCACTTCGGCGGCGGTCATATTGGAATAATTTTGCGTGGAAAGCATTAAAAACACGTCTGCAAAAAACTGGGCGCGGATGGTGTCGCGCACGCTTTGGATGGAAGCTTCCAGCGATTTTAAATCCGGCTGCACTTCATAGGCCGGCTTCACGGCGGCGTCCGTGGTGCCGTTGTAGCGGGTAATGCCGCCCGGCAGCAGGTTCACTTCCCCCTGCACGTTGGAAGAAACCATCATCGGCGGGTTGGTGCTTTTGTCCAAGGCGACGAGTTTTGTTTTCTGCATTTTTTGCAGCATTTTCACGTCGCCCAAGCACTTCCACCCCGGGCCGCGGCCGTAAACGTCGGAAGCGTTTTTCACTTCCCAGCGCGCCGCGATGACCGGAAATTCCCGGTAACCGCTTTGGCGCAGCAAATGGCCGTTGTCCGTTAAATACACGGACAGATAAGGCATATGCGCGCTGTCTTGGCGGGCGGGGTTTTGCGCCGGGTTGGGCAAAATCAAATGAATAATTTTATGCCAGCGGAAGGTGCGGTTTTCGTCGCACTCGCGGGCAACGGCCGGCGGCAGGTGCTCCGGGCCGAACGTATCTTTCATTTGCTCGGCCGTCATAAAAAATTCCCGCCCAAAACGGTTTACCCGGCCGGCGGCGTCGGTTCCCAAGGCGTATTCCCCAATGGTAAACGGACGGCAGCGGATGCCTTTTTGCGGGTCTTCTTCCACCAAAAACGCGGCCGTGCCGAATACGGAAATTTCCTGATAAAACCCGTGCAGCACGCTGTAGACGTTGCTCTTGGCAAACACGTCTTCCAAACGTTTTTTAATTTCAAACATCCACTCCCGCGCGCCGGGCAGGTTCATCAGTTCTTCGGGGGCAAGCGTGAGGTCAAACCAGCTGCGCGAGGGGCTGGTCAGCCCGCTCATCATGCCGGCGCACAGCACTTCCACCGCCAGGCACGGGTCGGAATCCAGCAGGGTTTTGTGGTCAATGCGGCGGCCTTGATTGGGGGTTTGCCCGTCAAAAAAGCCGCGGGTGGGCGCCAAATAAGCGCTGAGTTCTTTCCAAGCGGGCGTCCAGGAGGCGCGCTCGCTTTTCAGCTCGTCATAGAGGCGCAAATAATCGGTTGTTTGTTGTGTATTATGTTTCATAGGGAGTCCGAGAAACCAAAAGAGGCGTGCGAAGAAAAAAGAAATTTACTAAGATAAAAGAAAGAAGGAGGGCTTTTTTATGATGGGTATTATTACGATTTTGATTTTTGTAGTGTTGTTGGCGGTGCCGGGGTTTTACATCATTACCCGGAAAGTATTTCCGAAAGGAAGCAAAAAATCAGCGATGTGGATTTCTATTCTGCTGACGATTTTGTTGGTAGGAATTCTGGCGGCCGTAACGGCAACTACACCGGTATAACTGCAACGGCTTTTTAAAACATCCCCACCCCAAGCGGGTGGGTTTTTTTATGCAAAAAACAGCAGCGGATATATAAAATACAGCCGTCAAACCAAGAAACGAATCAAAATAAAGGAATTTACTGCGGTAGGATTACTTCTATTTCTTAATTATAGCATAAAAATATGGGAGTTGTCAAGTAAAATTTCAAAACGAAGCCCAAAATTTATTTTCTCTTCTAAAATCAGCTAACAAGACAAGAAGCCAACGGGCAGGCAACCACCCGCGAGGGCAGGGCCCCTTAAAAAGCGGCATGAAAAGCATATTGTGGAAAGAAAGGATTCCCGTTTACAGGCGGTCAGACATCCGCAAGCCGCGGCCTTTTTATTCTTCCGACTGAAGAATTACCGTCATATCCGAGCCAAGAATTTTCTTATACGGCGAGGGTTTTACCCAGCTTTCCACCAACCGGGCCCGCGGCGAAGAATGAAATTGGGCCCGCACGGCAGCTTCTTCCCGGAAATAAATAAACAAAGGGTTATTCAGCGTGAGATATTCCGGCACCGTAAACAGTACCACAAAAGAATCTCCCCCCAGCATAGAAGGGAGGTTAAAGTCCTGATTATACCCTACGTGGCCAAAGCCCGCATAGACGACAATCAGCGCATCCGGCTCCTGCTGGCGCAGCGCCCGCAGGTATTGCGCCCACATTTTGTTGCGCAGGCGCACGCCTTCAAACGAGCAAGAAAAATCTTCATACATTTGATCGGTCGGTTTTTGGCGGGTCGTCCGCACGATGAAATTTTGCAGTTCATTCTCCCGCTCTAATCCAATCACCGGTATCCCCGCTTTTACCGCGGCGTACAACACCCGTACCGATACCCGCCGCGTATCCGGCAGCAGCTGCGCGATTTCTTCCGGGCGCGTAACGGTCCGGTCTGCCCCCAGCGGCAATTGTTCATAAGCCGGCAAGAACTCCGTGGCCAAATAAATTTTCCGCCCGGGATACAGCTTCGGCAACGCTTGGATGAGGCGGGTTACTTCCTCCGCCAAGGGCACTATGCCATGCA of Elusimicrobium sp. An273 contains these proteins:
- a CDS encoding Bbp16 family capsid cement protein; amino-acid sequence: MLLDQNAMMSDKQAVAATAASENILDLGAASNAVPGALFAVCRTDEAFSGVTQVKVSLQTDDTADFSAAQELMAVTFALADLQSVKNLFAVVLPNGAKRFLRAYYTVSGSGTAGKLSCFLTDGVDMH
- a CDS encoding major capsid protein, with product MAIIADKHYSLVDYAKQFDPSGQELAIAEVLSQSNDIIADALVTESSLDSGHEYAVRTGIPEGTWRRAYQGIEPAKATTKVVVESYGTLSAYSVVDKLVAEKGGHVEAVRTGQSRAIIAGMSNTMASNLIYGNAGQHPERFTGLAARYCELDGAESSRNVIDAGGETEGQNSSIYLVVWDTDKVFTFFPKGSKAGIQRVDYGLVNHVDADGNEYPAYKEYFEWKLGLAVQDWRYAGRICNIDVTNVPADLIDQMCELEERIQSLSMGKPVWYMNRTVKAALRKLTSNRTNVQYTPDQITSRPLMTFNEIPVHICDAITDTEDVVK
- a CDS encoding portal protein, which gives rise to MKHNTQQTTDYLRLYDELKSERASWTPAWKELSAYLAPTRGFFDGQTPNQGRRIDHKTLLDSDPCLAVEVLCAGMMSGLTSPSRSWFDLTLAPEELMNLPGAREWMFEIKKRLEDVFAKSNVYSVLHGFYQEISVFGTAAFLVEEDPQKGIRCRPFTIGEYALGTDAAGRVNRFGREFFMTAEQMKDTFGPEHLPPAVARECDENRTFRWHKIIHLILPNPAQNPARQDSAHMPYLSVYLTDNGHLLRQSGYREFPVIAARWEVKNASDVYGRGPGWKCLGDVKMLQKMQKTKLVALDKSTNPPMMVSSNVQGEVNLLPGGITRYNGTTDAAVKPAYEVQPDLKSLEASIQSVRDTIRAQFFADVFLMLSTQNYSNMTAAEVAERHQEKLLVLGPVLERLKNELLDPLIDRAFNLLFRQGLLPPPPQSIEGLEMEVEYVSMIAQAQKAAGLSALVKGLNYAASLAASRPEVLDRVDYDRALEEGLTTLGVAPALLRSEQETRQIRAERMQAAQQLAAAAQAPAAAGAAPSPEK